In one Plasmodium falciparum 3D7 genome assembly, chromosome: 14 genomic region, the following are encoded:
- a CDS encoding mitochondrial ribosomal protein L20 precursor, putative: protein MKLPREVVFQVAKGFRGRSKGCFKIARSRAMKALLYSYIMRRQKYRRLRVHWIASINRACREWKFTYAHFMNSLLNNNILLSRKSLYNLCYTEPISFKCLIDESKFLYFQRKLKYRDISQL from the exons atgaaattacCAAGAGAAGTTGTTTTTCAAGTTGCCAAAGGATTTAGAGGAAGGAGTAAAGGATGTTTTAAAATAGCAAGGAGTAGAGCAATGAAAGCTTtgttatattcttatataatgAGGCGTCAAAAATATAGGAGATTAAGA gttCATTGGATTGCTAGTATTAACCGGGCATGTAGAGAATGGAAGTTTACATATGCTCATTTTATGAATAGTTTACTTAACAACAATATTTTGTTAAGTAGAAAAAGTTTGTATAATTTATGTTATACGGAACCTATTAGTTTTAAGTGTTTAATTGATGAGTCaaaatttctttatttccAGAGAAAATTGAAGTATCGTGATATATCACAGCTGTGA